Proteins encoded within one genomic window of Cyprinus carpio isolate SPL01 chromosome B22, ASM1834038v1, whole genome shotgun sequence:
- the jagn1b gene encoding protein jagunal homolog 1-B encodes MASRSGPRATGTDGSDFQHRERVASHYQMSVALKSEIKKLNIAHAVVWLLVAAQVVVSQLNLVSHKVVASPYQWEYTYLLSIIPTVFSFMALPKNNISYLVISMISAGLFCVGPILYGGMEMFPVAQQLYLHGKAYRFIFGFSAVSIMYLVLIISLQVHGWQIYYSKKLLDAWFTNTQDKKKK; translated from the exons ATGGCATCACGATCAGGACCGCGAGCTACAGGAACAGACGGAAGTGACTTTCAGCACCGCGAGCGCGTGGCGTCACACTATCAGATGAG TGTGGCCCTGAAGTCTGAGATCAAGAAGCTGAACATCGCTCATGCTGTGGTCTGGTTGCTTGTAGCAGCACAGGTGGTGGTCAGCCAGCTGAACTTGGTATCCCATAAAGTGGTGGCCTCTCCGTACCAATGGGAATACACGTATCTTCTGAGCATCATACCTACGGTCTTCAGTTTCATGGCTTTGccaaaaaacaacatcagttacCTGGTCATCTCAATGATCAGCGCTGGGCTTTTTTGTGTCGGTCCTATTCTTTATGGAGGGATGGAGATGTTCCCTGTGGCTCAGCAGCTTTATCTGCACGGCAAAGCTTATAGGTTCATCTTTGGTTTTTCTGCTGTCTCTATAATGTACTTAGTTTTGATTATTTCACTTCAAGTGCATGGCTGGCAGATCTACTATAGCAAAAAGCTGCTGGATGCCTGGTTCACCAACACACAagataaaaagaagaaataa
- the LOC122141515 gene encoding collagen alpha-1(VIII) chain-like, producing the protein MAGPLLSARLFVLVEHLCLLHHIHAGAFYGHKPLPQQHQPLPQLPLLSHGNEGIPQQITQHHYHGKETPHYGNEMPLLPQYAKERPQIPMHMGKPIVGKGETIPRGEKGPPGEPGPMGLPGPMGPPGLPGHGIPGPTGKPGPQGPPGLPGFGKPGMPGLPGKPGGIGLPGPKGELGPIGGEGPIGMPGPPGLPGPHGLPGVSKPGAQGLPGQPGPRGEPGQKGFPGIPGVPGPKGENGNGLPGLPGVKGPPGLSGPPGQVGLPGVGKPGLNGLPGAPGGQGKPGAPGEPGLTGFPGERGPPGSQGLPGFGKPGLDGLPGKPGLPGGRGEPGPSGLPGNPGLPGFGKPGYPGPKGDIGHGGLPGPQGPKGEKGHGGLPGMIGPPGPSGLPGPPGHLGQPGGIGFPGPKGEGGAVGPKGQLGPKGEPGPPGHPGKPGFPGELGQPGPRGLPGPIGPKGEYGHAGLPGLPGAPGKPGAKGEVGFPGEKGHPGPMGIPGLMGQAGPIGPPGLPGPKGEYGPPGKPGMPGEGKPGLPGPIGPSGIPGPGGPPGQPGIPGPPGPPGLPGHPAQSPFIGQILPETGPGLDGAKGGYKKEKPGGAIIGRNGIEMPAFTAQLTTPFPPVGQPVVFNKILYNGNQNYNSQTGIFTCKIPGIYYFVYHVNCKGNNVWVALYRNNEPVMYTYDEYKKSYLDQASGSAVLPLQVGDTVHIQLPSDKAAGLYAGPYVHSSFSGYLLYPM; encoded by the exons ATGGCTGGGCCTCTCCTCTCTGCCCGCTTGTTTGTACTGGTGGAGCACCTCTGTCTGCTACATCATATCCATGCAGGGGCATTTTATGGTCACAAGCCACTGCCCCAACAGCACCAGCCTCTGCCACAGTTACCTCTTCTGTCACATGGCAATGAAGGGATACCCCAACAAATAACCCAACACCATTACCATGGAAAGGAAACACCACACTATGGAAATGAGATGCCTTTGCTTCCACAGTATGCAAAAGAACGTCCACAGATACCCATGCACATgggtaaacctattgtaggaaaAG gtgAAACCATTCCAAGAGGAGAGAAAGGTCCTCCTGGTGAGCCTGGTCCAATGGGACTTCCAGGGCCTATGGGCCCTCCAGGACTTCCTGGTCATGGTATCCCAGGACCTACAGGTAAACCTGGTCCTCAGGGTCCACCAGGACTCCCAGGATTTGGAAAGCCAGGAATGCCAGGTTTACCAGGAAAACCTGGAGGTATAGGATTACCAGGACCGAAGGGTGAGTTGGGACCAATTGGTGGTGAAGGGCCAATAGGAATGCCAGGACCTCCAGGTCTTCCCGGGCCACATGGCTTACCAGGTGTGTCAAAACCAGGTGCACAAGGACTTCCAGGACAACCTGGACCTCGTGGAGAACCTGGACAGAAGGGCTTCCCTGGGATCCCTGGTGTCCCAGGGCCAAAAGGTGAGAATGGGAATGGCCTCCCAGGACTGCCAGGAGTAAAGGGACCTCCTGGACTTTCAGGACCACCAGGACAAGTAGGACTTCCAGGAGTTGGCAAACCAGGACTGAATGGACTACCTGGGGCTCCTGGAGGCCAAGGTAAACCTGGTGCACCTGGAGAACCAGGATTGACTGGGTTCCCAGGGGAGAGAGGACCGCCAGGGTCACAAGGACTACCAGGCTTTGGAAAACCTGGTCTGGATGGCTTGCCAGGGAAACCAGGTCTTCCAGGTGGAAGGGGCGAGCCAGGTCCATCTGGTTTACCTGGCAATCCAGGCTTGCCTGGTTTTGGCAAACCTGGGTATCCTGGACCTAAAGGTGACATAGGGCATGGTGGTTTGCCTGGCCCCCAAGGCCCAAAAGGTGAAAAGGGTCATGGTGGTCTTCCTGGAATGATTGGACCACCAGGGCCAAGTGGCCTACCAGGCCCTCCAGGTCACTTGGGACAACCTGGAGGAATTGGTTTCCCTGGTCCAAAAGGAGAGGGTGGTGCAGTAGGACCTAAGGGACAACTTGGTCCAAAAGGTGAACCTGGGCCTCCAGGACATCCAGGCAAGCCAGGATTCCCAGGAGAATTGGGGCAACCAGGACCTAGAGGCTTACCAGGTCCCATAGGACCTAAAGGTGAATATGGACATGCTGGCTTACCTGGACTACCTGGAGCCCCTGGAAAGCCTGGTGCAAAAGGAGAAGTTGGATTCCCAGGAGAAAAAGGCCATCCAGGGCCCATGGGAATCCCAGGATTAATGGGTCAAGCAGGACCAATAGGCCCACCTGGTCTACCAGGCCCAAAAGGGGAATATGGACCACCAGGGAAACCTGGAATGCCAGGTGAGGGAAAACCTGGGCTTCCAGGCCCAATAGGGCCATCTGGTATACCCGGACCTGGTGGGCCCCCAGGACAACCTGGAATACCTGGTCCTCCTGGCCCACCTGGCCTACCAGGACATCCTGCTCAATCTCCATTTATTGGGCAAATCCTTCCTGAGACAGGTCCTGGGCTAGATGGGGCAAAAGGTGGTTATAAGAAAGAAAAACCTGGAGGAGCCATTATTGGTAGGAATGGCATAGAGATGCCTGCTTTTACAGCTCAGCTGACAACACCATTTCCTCCAGTTGGGCAACCTGTTGTCTTCAACAAGATTTTATATAATGGCAACCAAAATTACAACTCTCAAACTGGCATCTTCACTtgcaaaatacctggaatttacTACTTTGTCTACCATGTTAATTGCAAAGGAAACAATGTATGGGTGGCATTGTACAGGAACAATGAACCAGTTATGTATACATAtgatgaatacaaaaaaagttacCTGGATCAGGCATCAGGTAGTGCAGTGCTGCCCTTGCAAGTTGGAGACACTGTTCATATCCAGTTACCATCAGACAAAGCTGCAGGACTTTATGCTGGTCCATATGTCCACTCATCATTCTCTGGATATTTGTTATATCCCATGTGA